A window of the Maridesulfovibrio bastinii DSM 16055 genome harbors these coding sequences:
- a CDS encoding glycosyltransferase family 2 protein, protein MNSTVRPFEDSIVYAIVLNYNGLHLNSICLKSLIASHYNNLHILFIDNGSSDGSVQAVRDEFPDVEVLENGENLYFAAGNNRGIEYAIKNAADYIFILNNDTKIVPSCITQLVSFMESSPQTAACQPLLCFMDDHDIIASTGCRIAGSGKAWDAMCGMPAEDAGENPFPMPGVTGGAMFVRTNVISTVGMFDENFGMYFEDVDLSLRMRKHGFELFCIPSARVYHEVSASTKLSKKWRIGYFCERNSYKVMVKNFPLPQILLGFLRGVPMACIAASANLIRGNFKYGFSILFAVLYGLGYFFKHWPSLHEDTAKRERISQYIDYQIIYPPRCTKITR, encoded by the coding sequence ATGAATTCCACAGTCCGACCATTCGAGGATTCCATCGTCTATGCCATAGTGTTAAACTATAATGGCCTGCACCTGAACAGTATTTGCCTTAAGTCCCTTATCGCCAGTCATTACAACAATCTGCACATCTTATTCATAGACAATGGATCTTCAGATGGTTCAGTACAGGCGGTACGTGATGAGTTTCCCGATGTGGAAGTTTTGGAAAATGGAGAGAACCTTTATTTTGCAGCAGGAAACAACCGCGGAATTGAATATGCTATCAAAAACGCTGCTGACTATATTTTCATCCTAAACAACGACACTAAAATCGTCCCTTCCTGCATTACACAGCTTGTAAGCTTCATGGAATCCTCCCCACAAACAGCAGCCTGCCAACCGCTACTCTGCTTTATGGATGACCATGACATTATCGCTTCGACAGGCTGTCGTATTGCCGGAAGCGGCAAAGCTTGGGACGCTATGTGCGGCATGCCAGCTGAAGATGCTGGAGAGAATCCCTTTCCAATGCCGGGAGTAACCGGTGGAGCCATGTTTGTCCGTACCAATGTAATCTCCACAGTTGGAATGTTTGACGAAAATTTCGGAATGTATTTTGAAGATGTTGACCTCAGTTTGCGCATGCGCAAACACGGATTTGAATTATTTTGCATACCGAGTGCCAGAGTATATCACGAGGTTTCTGCCAGCACAAAATTATCGAAAAAATGGAGAATAGGATACTTCTGTGAACGCAATAGCTATAAAGTCATGGTGAAAAATTTTCCATTACCCCAAATTTTACTCGGCTTTCTCAGGGGTGTTCCAATGGCTTGTATTGCCGCAAGCGCCAATCTTATCAGGGGGAACTTCAAATATGGCTTCTCCATTCTTTTTGCCGTACTTTATGGGCTGGGATATTTTTTCAAACACTGGCCGTCACTCCACGAAGATACTGCTAAACGTGAACGAATTTCACAATATATTGACTATCAGATAATATACCCGCCCAGATGTACGAAAATTACCAGATAA